From one Colletotrichum destructivum chromosome 3, complete sequence genomic stretch:
- a CDS encoding Putative cupredoxin, giving the protein MHSSTLLAAIIPAVIAQYGSGGDSSSSSSTASATASSSSGIAGVHVVKVGDGGLTFEPNSLTAAVGDVVEFHFYPRAHSVAQSAFDSPCQPLANGTATGFFSGPVQVASGVGAEVFTVKVTDSNPKWYYCATGQHCQGGMVGVINPPSSGQRTIEQYAQAAAAAQANVAPSATGGGTLGSAATGSPSSASGTPSASSTTQPSAGIEARGDVRWGLLSLGVAAAGFVGGLLI; this is encoded by the exons ATGCACTCCTCaaccctcctcgccgccatcatccccgccgtcatcgcccagTACGGTTCGGGCGgcgactcctcctcctcgtcgtcgaccgcctccgcaaccgcctcttcttcctcaggcatcgccggcgtccacgtcgtcaaggtcggcgacggcggcctcacCTTCGAGCCCAACTCCCTcacggcggccgtcggcgacgtcgtcgagttCCACTTCTACCCGCGCGCCCACTCCGTCGCCCAGTCCGCCTTCGACTCCCCCTGCCAACCgctcgccaacggcaccgcgACGGGCTTCTTCAGCGGCCCTGTCCAGGTCGCCtcgggcgtcggcgccgaggtcttCACCGTCAAGGTCACCGACTCGAACCCCAAGTGGTACTACTGCGCCACGGGCCAGCACTGCCAGGGCGGCATGGTCGGCGTGATCAACCCTCC GTCCAGCGGCCAACGCACCATCGAGCAGTACGCccaggctgccgccgccgcgcaggCCAACGTCGCGCCCAgcgccaccggcggcggcaccctcGGCTCCGCAGCGACCGGCAGCCCCAGCTCCGCCTCGGGcacgccctcggcatcgtccaCGACCCAGCCCAGCGCCGGCATCGAGGCCCGCGGCGACGTGCGCTGGGGTCTCCTCAGCCTCggcgtagccgccgccggcttcgtcggcggcctcctcatCTAA